A part of Chanodichthys erythropterus isolate Z2021 chromosome 4, ASM2448905v1, whole genome shotgun sequence genomic DNA contains:
- the LOC137019433 gene encoding NACHT, LRR and PYD domains-containing protein 3-like isoform X2, with product MENREKRKRKRKRSSSPEPSCVSMKSDGSMFLPPVFSDGAVTSDPSFIRVDRDDQTGDSPQPMNDELQRVKDRHKTSMKNKYERLFEGLKLQENEILLNRIYTQLYIIEGESKGVNKQHEILQMEKTARTQHSQDTPIYCNDIFKASPEPGCEEKHQIKTVLTKGIAGIGKTVSVQKFILDWAEGKANQDVDFMFVLPFRELNLIRNHQYSLHSLLLDFHPEFQDLDSKIYEQCKVVFIFDGLDESRITLFSDDEKVSDVSETSSVGVLISKLMKGDLLPSALIWITSRPAAANQIPSEYINRLTEIQGFNEPQKGEYFRKRISDEHQASRIISHIRRARSLHIMCHIPVFCWISSTVLQKLLNEDLSAEIPQTLTEMYIHFLLIQINMRNQKYEERDPEKLLQSNREVIVKLAEVAFSQLMKGNVMFYEEDLRESGIDITDASVYSGICTEIFKEESVIHQKKVYSFIHLSVHEFLAAFYVFHCYLTKNMNPLQLLDTKYKHYQEYDPDLDEIDFNNENNKDSLYDLLTSAVDKDPLYDPQTSAVDKDPLYDLLTSAVDKDPLYDPQTSAVDKDPLYDPQTSTVDKDPLYDPQTSAVVKDSLYDLLTSAVDKDPLYDPQTSTVDKDPLYDPQTSAVVKDSLYDLLTSAVDKALESKNGQLDLFLRFLLGVSLESNQRLLQDLLTRTEKSSENIRRTTEYIQKKIKDGHGLSADQSINLFLCLLEVKDQTLSREIQEFVKSDKHSKKKLSPAHCSTIAYMLQISEEPLDELNTMKFNTSDEGRRRLIPAVINCRKALLYHCNLSVHCCESLPSALQSSNCVLRELDLSYNDLQDSAMKLVSDGLKSPNCQLEILRLALCNLSVHCCESLSSALQSSNCVLRELDLSNNDLQDSGVKLLSDGLKSPKCQLQILRLALCNLTVHCCESLSSVLQSSNCVLRELDLSNNDLQDSGVKPLSDVLKNCQLEILSSEFKPLTPERAGSELQSPRRFRSQADGQTEGSKLFTADTQCGSWRRDEDHSRTTKVCL from the exons ATGGAGAAcagagagaagaggaagagaaagaggaagagatcTTCATCTCCAGAACCCAGCTGTGTGTCTATGAAGAGTGACGGATCAATGTTTCTGCCTCCGGTATTCAGTGATGGagcagtgacctctgaccccag tTTCATCAGAGTGGATAGAGATGATCAGACTGGAGATTCTCCTCAACCAATGAATGATGAACTACAGAGAGTCAAAGACCGACACAAAACCAGCATGAAGAACAAGTATGAGAGATTATTTGAGGGACTGAAGCTCCAAGAGAATGAAATCCTCCTGAACAGGATCTACACACAGCTCTACATCATAGAGGGAGAGAGTAAAGGAGTGAATAAACAACATGAGattttacagatggagaaaacAGCCAGAACACAACACTCACAAGACACTCCAATCTACTGCAATGACATCTTTAAAGCCTCACCTGAACCAGGATGTGAGGAGAAACACCAGATCAAGACTGTTCTTACTAAAGGAATCGCTGGAATCGGAAAAACCGTCTCTGTGCAGAAGTTCATTCTGGACTGGGCCGAGGGAAAAGCCAATCAGGATGTAGATTTCATGTTTGTGCTTCCATTTCGAGAGCTGAACTTGATCCGAAATCATCAGTACAGTCTTCACAGTCTTCTGCTGGACTTTCATCCTGAATTTCAAGATCTGGACTCAAAGATTTATGAGCAGTGTAAAGTTGTGttcatctttgatggtctggatgAAAGCAGAATCACACTGTTTTCAGATGATGAGAAAGTTTCTGATGTGAGCGAGACTTCATCAGTGGGTGTGTTGATCTCAAAGCTCATGAAAGGAGATCTGcttccctctgctctcatctggatcacctccagaccagcagcagccaatcagatcccCTCTGAATACATCAACCGTCTGACAGAGATTCAGGGATTCAATGAGCCTCAGAAGGGGGAATATTTCAGGAAGAGAATCAGTGACGAGCATCAAGCCAGCAGAATCATCTCACACATCAGGAGAGCACGAAGCCTCCACATCATGTGCCACATACCCGTCTTCTGCTGGATCTCATCCACTGTGCTTCAGAAGCTCCTGAATGAAGATCTGAGTGCAGAAATCCCtcaaactctgactgaaatgtaCATCCACTTCCTGCTGATTCAGATCAACATGAGGAATCAGAAGTATGAAGAGAGAGATCCAGAGAAACTCCTGCAGTCCAACAGAGAAGTGATTGTGAAACTTGCTGAAGTGGCTTTCAGTCAGCTGATGAAGGGCAATGTGATGTTCTATGAGGAGGACCTGAGAGAGAGCGGCATTGACATCACTGACGCCTCAGTGTATTCTGGGATTTGCACTGAGATCTTTAAGGAGGAATCTGTGATTCATCAGAAGAAAGTCTACAGCTTCATTCATCTGAGCGTTCATGAGTTTCTCGCTGCTTTCTATGTGTTTCACTGCTATTTAACGAAGAACATGAACCCACTTCAGCTTCTGGatacaaaatataaacattacCAGGAATATGACCCTGATTTAGATGAAATTGAttttaacaatgaaaataataaagactCTCTGTATGATCTACTAACATCAGCAGTAGATAAAGACCCTCTGTATGATCCACAAACATCAGCAGTAGATAAAGACCCTCTGTATGATCTACTAACATCAGCAGTAGATAAAGACCCTCTGTATGATCCACAAACATCAGCAGTAGATAAAGACCCTCTGTATGATCCACAAACATCAACAGTAGATAAAGACCCTCTGTATGATCCACAAACATCAGCAGTTGTTAAAGACTCTCTGTATGATCTACTAACATCAGCAGTAGATAAAGACCCTCTGTATGATCCACAAACATCAACAGTAGATAAAGACCCTCTGTATGATCCACAAACATCAGCAGTTGTTAAAGACTCTCTGTATGATCTACTAACATCAGCAGTAGATAAAGCCCTTGAGAGCAAGAATGGACAGCTGGATCTGTTCCTGCGGTTCCTGCTGGGCGTCTCACTGGAGTCCAATCAGAGACTCTTACAGGATCTACTGACACGCACAGAGAAAAGCTCAGAGAACATCAGGAGAACCACAGAGTACATTCAAAAGAAGATCAAAGATGGACATGGACTCTCCGCTGATCAATCCATCAATCTGTTCCTCTGTCTGCTGGAAGTGAAAGATCAGACTCTGTCCAGAGAGATTCAGGAGTTTGTGAAATCAGATAAACACTCAAAGAAGAAACTCTCTCCTGCTCACTGCTCAACAATCGCCTACATGCTTCAGATATCAGAGGAGCCGCTGGATGAGCTGAACACCATGAAATTCAACACATCAGATGAGGGGAGAAGAAGACTGATACCAGCTGTGATCAACTGCAGAAAAGCTCT TCTTTATCACTGTAATCTCAGTGTTCATTGCTGTGAGAGTTTGCCATCAGCTCTTCAATCCTCAAACTGtgtcctgagagagctggacctgagTTACAATGACCTGCAGGATTCAGCAATGAAGCTTGTTTCTGATGGACTGAAGAGTCCAAACTGTCAGCTGGAGATACTGAG ACTTGCTCTCTGTAATCTCAGTGTTCATTGCTGTGAGAGTTTGTCATCAGCTCTTCAATCCTCAAACTGTGTtctgagagagctggacctgagtaacaatgacctgcaggattcaggagtgaagctTCTTTCTGATGGACTAAAGAGTCCAAAATGTCAGTTGCAGATACTGAG ACTTGCTCTCTGTAATCTCACTGTTCATTGTTGTGAGAGTTTATCATCAGTACTTCAATCCTCAAACTGtgtcctgagagagctggacctgagtaacaatgacctgcaggattcaggagtgaagcCTCTTTCTGATGTACTGAAGAACTGTCAGCTGGAGATACTGAG CTCTGagttcaaacccctcacacctgagagagctggatctgagctaCAATCACCCAGGAGATTCAGGAGTCAAGCTGATGGACAAACTGAAGGATCCAAACTGTTCACTGCAGATACTCAA TGTGGATCATGGAGGAGAGATGAGGATCACAGCAGGACTACTAAAGT ATGCCTGTGA
- the LOC137019433 gene encoding NACHT, LRR and PYD domains-containing protein 3-like isoform X1 — translation MENREKRKRKRKRSSSPEPSCVSMKSDGSMFLPPVFSDGAVTSDPSFIRVDRDDQTGDSPQPMNDELQRVKDRHKTSMKNKYERLFEGLKLQENEILLNRIYTQLYIIEGESKGVNKQHEILQMEKTARTQHSQDTPIYCNDIFKASPEPGCEEKHQIKTVLTKGIAGIGKTVSVQKFILDWAEGKANQDVDFMFVLPFRELNLIRNHQYSLHSLLLDFHPEFQDLDSKIYEQCKVVFIFDGLDESRITLFSDDEKVSDVSETSSVGVLISKLMKGDLLPSALIWITSRPAAANQIPSEYINRLTEIQGFNEPQKGEYFRKRISDEHQASRIISHIRRARSLHIMCHIPVFCWISSTVLQKLLNEDLSAEIPQTLTEMYIHFLLIQINMRNQKYEERDPEKLLQSNREVIVKLAEVAFSQLMKGNVMFYEEDLRESGIDITDASVYSGICTEIFKEESVIHQKKVYSFIHLSVHEFLAAFYVFHCYLTKNMNPLQLLDTKYKHYQEYDPDLDEIDFNNENNKDSLYDLLTSAVDKDPLYDPQTSAVDKDPLYDLLTSAVDKDPLYDPQTSAVDKDPLYDPQTSTVDKDPLYDPQTSAVVKDSLYDLLTSAVDKDPLYDPQTSTVDKDPLYDPQTSAVVKDSLYDLLTSAVDKALESKNGQLDLFLRFLLGVSLESNQRLLQDLLTRTEKSSENIRRTTEYIQKKIKDGHGLSADQSINLFLCLLEVKDQTLSREIQEFVKSDKHSKKKLSPAHCSTIAYMLQISEEPLDELNTMKFNTSDEGRRRLIPAVINCRKALLYHCNLSVHCCESLPSALQSSNCVLRELDLSYNDLQDSAMKLVSDGLKSPNCQLEILRLALCNLSVHCCESLSSALQSSNCVLRELDLSNNDLQDSGVKLLSDGLKSPKCQLQILRLALCNLTVHCCESLSSVLQSSNCVLRELDLSNNDLQDSGVKPLSDVLKNCQLEILRLSGCMVTEEGCCFVSSALSSNPSHLRELDLSYNHPGDSGVKLMDKLKDPNCSLQILNVDHGGEMRITAGLLKYACDLTLDPNTANTRLILSEENRKLTFVKEKQLYPDNPERFDVIIPQVLCGESLTERCYWEAEWSGRAEISVTYKGISRKGGSRDCVFGFNDKSWSLICFEKRFTVLHNNNRTDLDFVRSSSNRAGVYVDVSAGTLSFYSVSDTHTLTHLHTFNTTFTEPLYAGFKVYDDSSVSLCQIK, via the exons ATGGAGAAcagagagaagaggaagagaaagaggaagagatcTTCATCTCCAGAACCCAGCTGTGTGTCTATGAAGAGTGACGGATCAATGTTTCTGCCTCCGGTATTCAGTGATGGagcagtgacctctgaccccag tTTCATCAGAGTGGATAGAGATGATCAGACTGGAGATTCTCCTCAACCAATGAATGATGAACTACAGAGAGTCAAAGACCGACACAAAACCAGCATGAAGAACAAGTATGAGAGATTATTTGAGGGACTGAAGCTCCAAGAGAATGAAATCCTCCTGAACAGGATCTACACACAGCTCTACATCATAGAGGGAGAGAGTAAAGGAGTGAATAAACAACATGAGattttacagatggagaaaacAGCCAGAACACAACACTCACAAGACACTCCAATCTACTGCAATGACATCTTTAAAGCCTCACCTGAACCAGGATGTGAGGAGAAACACCAGATCAAGACTGTTCTTACTAAAGGAATCGCTGGAATCGGAAAAACCGTCTCTGTGCAGAAGTTCATTCTGGACTGGGCCGAGGGAAAAGCCAATCAGGATGTAGATTTCATGTTTGTGCTTCCATTTCGAGAGCTGAACTTGATCCGAAATCATCAGTACAGTCTTCACAGTCTTCTGCTGGACTTTCATCCTGAATTTCAAGATCTGGACTCAAAGATTTATGAGCAGTGTAAAGTTGTGttcatctttgatggtctggatgAAAGCAGAATCACACTGTTTTCAGATGATGAGAAAGTTTCTGATGTGAGCGAGACTTCATCAGTGGGTGTGTTGATCTCAAAGCTCATGAAAGGAGATCTGcttccctctgctctcatctggatcacctccagaccagcagcagccaatcagatcccCTCTGAATACATCAACCGTCTGACAGAGATTCAGGGATTCAATGAGCCTCAGAAGGGGGAATATTTCAGGAAGAGAATCAGTGACGAGCATCAAGCCAGCAGAATCATCTCACACATCAGGAGAGCACGAAGCCTCCACATCATGTGCCACATACCCGTCTTCTGCTGGATCTCATCCACTGTGCTTCAGAAGCTCCTGAATGAAGATCTGAGTGCAGAAATCCCtcaaactctgactgaaatgtaCATCCACTTCCTGCTGATTCAGATCAACATGAGGAATCAGAAGTATGAAGAGAGAGATCCAGAGAAACTCCTGCAGTCCAACAGAGAAGTGATTGTGAAACTTGCTGAAGTGGCTTTCAGTCAGCTGATGAAGGGCAATGTGATGTTCTATGAGGAGGACCTGAGAGAGAGCGGCATTGACATCACTGACGCCTCAGTGTATTCTGGGATTTGCACTGAGATCTTTAAGGAGGAATCTGTGATTCATCAGAAGAAAGTCTACAGCTTCATTCATCTGAGCGTTCATGAGTTTCTCGCTGCTTTCTATGTGTTTCACTGCTATTTAACGAAGAACATGAACCCACTTCAGCTTCTGGatacaaaatataaacattacCAGGAATATGACCCTGATTTAGATGAAATTGAttttaacaatgaaaataataaagactCTCTGTATGATCTACTAACATCAGCAGTAGATAAAGACCCTCTGTATGATCCACAAACATCAGCAGTAGATAAAGACCCTCTGTATGATCTACTAACATCAGCAGTAGATAAAGACCCTCTGTATGATCCACAAACATCAGCAGTAGATAAAGACCCTCTGTATGATCCACAAACATCAACAGTAGATAAAGACCCTCTGTATGATCCACAAACATCAGCAGTTGTTAAAGACTCTCTGTATGATCTACTAACATCAGCAGTAGATAAAGACCCTCTGTATGATCCACAAACATCAACAGTAGATAAAGACCCTCTGTATGATCCACAAACATCAGCAGTTGTTAAAGACTCTCTGTATGATCTACTAACATCAGCAGTAGATAAAGCCCTTGAGAGCAAGAATGGACAGCTGGATCTGTTCCTGCGGTTCCTGCTGGGCGTCTCACTGGAGTCCAATCAGAGACTCTTACAGGATCTACTGACACGCACAGAGAAAAGCTCAGAGAACATCAGGAGAACCACAGAGTACATTCAAAAGAAGATCAAAGATGGACATGGACTCTCCGCTGATCAATCCATCAATCTGTTCCTCTGTCTGCTGGAAGTGAAAGATCAGACTCTGTCCAGAGAGATTCAGGAGTTTGTGAAATCAGATAAACACTCAAAGAAGAAACTCTCTCCTGCTCACTGCTCAACAATCGCCTACATGCTTCAGATATCAGAGGAGCCGCTGGATGAGCTGAACACCATGAAATTCAACACATCAGATGAGGGGAGAAGAAGACTGATACCAGCTGTGATCAACTGCAGAAAAGCTCT TCTTTATCACTGTAATCTCAGTGTTCATTGCTGTGAGAGTTTGCCATCAGCTCTTCAATCCTCAAACTGtgtcctgagagagctggacctgagTTACAATGACCTGCAGGATTCAGCAATGAAGCTTGTTTCTGATGGACTGAAGAGTCCAAACTGTCAGCTGGAGATACTGAG ACTTGCTCTCTGTAATCTCAGTGTTCATTGCTGTGAGAGTTTGTCATCAGCTCTTCAATCCTCAAACTGTGTtctgagagagctggacctgagtaacaatgacctgcaggattcaggagtgaagctTCTTTCTGATGGACTAAAGAGTCCAAAATGTCAGTTGCAGATACTGAG ACTTGCTCTCTGTAATCTCACTGTTCATTGTTGTGAGAGTTTATCATCAGTACTTCAATCCTCAAACTGtgtcctgagagagctggacctgagtaacaatgacctgcaggattcaggagtgaagcCTCTTTCTGATGTACTGAAGAACTGTCAGCTGGAGATACTGAG GTTGTCTGGCTGTATGGTGACAGAGGAAGGCTGTTGTTTTGTGTCTTCAGCTCTGagttcaaacccctcacacctgagagagctggatctgagctaCAATCACCCAGGAGATTCAGGAGTCAAGCTGATGGACAAACTGAAGGATCCAAACTGTTCACTGCAGATACTCAA TGTGGATCATGGAGGAGAGATGAGGATCACAGCAGGACTACTAAAGT ATGCCTGTGATCTCACACTGGATCCAAACACAGCAAACACTCGTCTCATTCTGTCTGAGGAGAACAGGAAGTTGACGTTTGTGAAAGAGAAGCAGCTGTATCCTGATAATCCAGAGAGATTTGATGTAATTATTCCTCAGGTTCTGTGTGGAGAGAGTCTGACTgaacgctgttactgggaggctGAATGGAGCGGACGTGCTGAAATATCAGTGACATATAAAGGAATCAGCAGGAAAGGAGGGAGTCGTGACTGTGTGTTTGGATTCAATGACAAATCCTGGAGTCTGATCTGCTTTGAAAAAAGATTCACTGTTCTTCACAATAATAACAGGACTGATTTAGATTTTGTCCGTTCATCCTCTAATAGAGCAGGAGTGTATGTGGACGTGTCGGCCGgcactctgtccttctacagtgtctctgacacacacacactcacacacttacacacattcaACACCACATTCACTGAACCCCTCTATGCTGGATTTAAGGTTTATGATGATTCTTCAGTGTCTCTGTGTCAGATTAaataa